The genomic stretch AGGATAAATCCGCCCATTGTTGGTCAAAGACAAACTCTCCGTAACTGTGACCTTTGACATACATAGGTGCAGCAGCTATCAGCTGTCTATCTCGCCACACCGTTAAGTGATTGGGCAACCAACCGGTTTTAGCAGTAGCACTGCCAGATGTTTCAATAGTATTCAACCACTCCCACTCCAGAAAAGGAGTCAAAAGGGGTTGGGCAAGGTCATCCCAAGCGGATTGGGGAATATCTGCCATGCGGTTGACCCAGATAACGGAATAGTCAAGTGATGGTTGTTGAACCATTGGGGTAATCTAGGATTAGGGGAACTTGAGATTGGGAAAGTCTTAAGTCTGTTCGCGTAGCGTGGCCATTCGCGTAGCGTGGCCAATAGGCCAAGGCCAAGTTTGAAACAATTCCTTCGATCAATTCCTCAGAAACTGAAATGTTTGTTAGCTTGAGCCTTAACGTTTTTACCGTTTACTTCAAGTATTTAACTTCAACTTTTCTTTGATGAGTCGAGGGAGTTATCAGACGAGATATGACCAGATATCCCGTCTCTTAGTTTAAGTTAAATTAACTTGACACCATAGGCACGCAAAGTACCTGCACCAAACCAGACCCCATCAGCGAGAGCCACTTGGTTTTCCAGATGGACTAGAAAGGTTCGCAAATCTTCTGCATAACACATCTAGTCACAGACTTCAAACCCTGAAAGTCTTGATAGTCAAGGAAAATCTTGGGTAGATGTATTCTAATCCTCCAAGCTATCCATGTATGCCTTTGTCTTCCTATCTGGCTTTAAATGGTCAGAAACCTAGTTGAGAATGGCAGTGAAAAAGTACTCAAATGAACTGGATTTATTTGGGTAAGTTTCCATAAACTAAATAGAGGGAATCAAGATATCAATCTGAGTACCAAGGTTGTAGTGAGTCATTGTAAACAAACCCCATTATCTTGCGGTTGGGTTGTTCTGAGCCATCAATACCAGACGAATTATGGTTAAGCCAGGTCCATCCTCCTTTCGTCGCATTCTACTTTCGCGCCTTCTGCTGTTAAGTGTGCCAGTATTACTAACAGGAGTGTATGTGACTTACACAAAGGCACGCTCATCGCTGTTGGACAGTGCTCGCCAAAATCTTACCGAAAGTGCTGTACTCCAAGCACAGAGGATTCAAGAGTCAATTGCTGCCCTGAAAGCCAACTTGGTCAGTGCCAGTCAAGCTGTAGCCCTAAAGTCGGAATCCCCAACCGCCTATCAAAAATTTGTAGAACAATTGGCTCAACTGTTACCACATCAGATCGATTGTGTACAGTTGATGGAGCTACAGAGCAAAGCAATCGCCGCAAGTACCTGTGCTAACCAATTGCTAACTAACCGACCGACTTTTGTATCCTCGGTGCAGCAAAGTCAATCATTCACTAACCGTTCTCAGGTTGAGGTAACCATACTACTCCCATTACACCCCTCAAGAAACCCCTCAACAACTTTAACTAGCCAAGTCTATCCCCCCAAGTCCACCAGTAAACTCAAACTAGTCCTTAGTGCGCCAGTCTATAACCGATCAGGTCAACTCCAGTATGCCCTGATCATCCAGTCAGCTCTGCTACAGACACCAGCCTCACAACGGCAGATATTGTCGAGCTATCCGGTAGTGATGAACCAACAAGGGAAAGTTTTGACTCATCACTATCAAGAGCCAGTGGCAGACAAGATCACAGACAAGATCAATCGGCAACAAGAACAAGAGGGACTCAAAAGGGTTCTCGGAAAAGCGATCGCACAGGAACAAGATGTTGCTGAACCGTCGTACTTGATTAAAAACAGCGTGGAATTAACCGCTGGGTATACCTCAATTCCAAGTCCGATTACTGCTGAACTAGGTCAAAAGTGGGTGATCTTAGCGGTTACCCCGGTTGATATTGCTTTGGCTGGTCTTAAAGAGATTCAGCAAGTTCTGCTAATCTTCACCTGTGGCTTGATTGGGGCAACCCTATTGGCAACCATTTATGTTGCTCGGGAATTAGCTCGTCCTCTCGAACAACTCAGAGACTACGCTCTAAATCAATCTCAGTTCCATTCCCAAGACCGTATACCCCAAAACTTCAAAATTAGGGAAGTTAACCAATTGTCGGAAGCTTTCGGTGGGATGATTGAACGGATGAAACATTGGGCAGAAGAACTCGAAGCTACTTGGAAAGAAGCCCAAACTGCTAATAAGTTCAAGAATGAATTCCTCGCGAATACCTCCCATGAACTGAGAACTCCCCTGAACGCCATTATTGGTTGTTTGCGACTAATACGGGATGGTTTCTGTGACAACCGGGAAGAAGAAATCGATTTTTTACAAAGGGCTGATCATGCTGCCATGCATCTGCTGGAAATCATTAATGACGTTCTAGATATGGCGAAGATTGAAGCTGGTAAATTATCGGTAAAAATTGAGCCGATTTACCTGTGCGACTTGCTTGATGAAGTCATAGATTTACAGACTGTTCCCATTCAGCAGAAAGGTCTTGAGTTTCATACCAGCGATTTGCATCAGGGGATTATCGTGCCTGCTGATCCAGCTAAGCTCAAGCAGGTTCTGATTAATGTTGTTGGTAACGCCGTCAAATTTACAGACTATGGCAGCATTACGATTAAGACCCGAATTGAACCGCTATCCCTATCTGAGAAAAAGAAAACTGTTGCCAAGGCTTCTGATCTAACTTCTAATTCACAGGTTGTGATTATTGTTAAGGATACAGGTATTGGCATTGATCCCACTCAACAGAAAAAACTATTTCGTCCCTTTGTGATGGTTGATGGCTCGACCACTCGCCAATGTGGTGGGACAGGGCTTGGTCTAGCTATTTCCCGGAATTTAATGGAAATGATGGGAGGTAGTATTACCCTGTTCAGTCCTGGAGAGGGTAAGGGCAGCACCGTTAAAATTACCTTGCCGATCATAGATGGAAAAAGGGAATGTTAATTGCTCAGGGGTTGACATCTCAACCGAATGCTGGCCTAAGCATTCAGCCGTCAGCTATCAGCCGTCAGCTTATTTTATTCAAAAGCACCATTAGTAGCGTACGCTATGGGCAGAAACTGTTCGGTGTAGCGTGGCCACAAGCCTTTAGCTGATAGCTGATAGCTGATAGCCTTTAGCTGATAGCTGATAGCTGATAGCTGATAGCTGATAGCTGATAGCTGATAGCTGATAGCTGATAGCTGATAGCTGATAGCTTACATGCTGGTTGCCTTTGATACCCAACTAAGCTAGCGCTCTAGTTAGGGACTTTTTGCAGATTCTGTTAAATTGAAGAACTAGTAATCTGTTGCGCCAGTGAGCTGATAACCTTCAATTGTTCCTCACCAAAAGCGTCTGCTTCTGGACTAGCAATGGTAATTAGACCCTTGATTTTATAGTCATGAATCACTGGCACGCTCAGAAATGACCGCACTCCTGCCAAATCCAAACCCCCAGATACTATCCCCACTACCTGCCCGTCGTTACCAATCACTGGTAAAGAAACCACGGCAACCCACAGGTTACTCTTGGCCCGAAAAACTGTTGATATATAGGTGCGTCCCTTGATAGCTTGTTGAAAATAGCGGCGATCGGAATAGTCTTTACCAATTAAATCTAATTCTGGGGCTTCTGGGTAGCGATAAATCATCACCCCCTGACGATTGATTACACTCCAGCCCGCCAATCCAGCCATGGCGTTTTGCATCAGGGTGCTCTCTCGTAGTGCTTGCCCTAAGGCAGCAACATTTAGCGATCGCGTTTCCGAACAAAATGCTAGAAAACTCAGGGTAACAAAGAGTCGCTTCAGGTCATTTTGGGCTAAATAAGCGACGGTTTCTGGGGCATCAGTTTCCTGTGATGCCACTAACTCCATCTGAATTTGGTCAGGTTGAAGGTCTAGGTCAGTTAAGCTAGCCAAGGTAATCAGTGCCAAAGCTCGCAATTGCTCAGCCGCAGTAGTAGTTGACTGCTGACCTAGCACAATAAGCAACCGAGTCTTTTGCTCTTCTAGGAGTAGCATACCATAAATTGGTGGGTCAATGGTTGCCTTGATTTGGTCAAAGGTTGTTTGCCACACCGGTTGCTTGCCTGTCATAATTTTTGAACAAAAATGTTTTTATATTAAGGGGCAATGATATATTCTAAAGGGGATATAGCCTCAGAGCTAGACCATATTTCTCAAACAAACTTATAAATATAAGACTAACGGCTGAGAATAGTTGATCAGTTCCTAAATGTTGGTATTTTGCGCGCGTCTTTCTGGAGTGGTCGATAGCAAACGTTTGTTCCGACACGCTGATTTCGCTAGATTTTCTGGAAGCGTCTAGAGATTTTCTACTGTTTGGGAAATGAATTGTGATCGATAATCTTTGATTGAGATGAGGTGCTCTCAATCACAATCCCCTTAGTGGGGGAGATACTGTAAGGGTAGGGACGCTGATCTGCCTTAGCCCCACGAATTTTAGTAATTCGCAGCCAATTTTTGTAGCCAATGTCTTCTCCGTGATTCATTTCATCCCAGTCAGGTGAATAAAGGTCTACTACGAGATCATAAAGGTTCAGTAAATTGTAGCGATCGCTTTTTTCGATTCCGTCCTGAGCAAAAATATCTAACACTGCCACATCAGGCTGACGGAGTTGGCGATTTTTGCGGTAGACCAGCTTAATAAATTCTCTAGGGGTGCAGCTGATTAGTAGAGGGGTGAGGGAGTCAAAGATTACTCTACAGGGTTTAGGCATCTGCTCGAGCTGTTGGGCAATCCTGAGCAAAAGCATCTCCGGGTCATTCAGATTCAGGTGTACAGAGGTTGCTGGCAATGTCTCTACCATGGGACTAAAGGTATCGAGGATCACCAACTGCCCTGCTTCCAGGTAGGGGTCAGGGAGTAATCCCCAAGTTGGGAGGGTTTGATAAACTTGCTGCCTAGGAATATCGGCACTAATATATAATACTGATTCTTGGCGATGCAAGCCTGAGAGCAAAAACTGATAGGCTAGGGTACTCTTACCCAGTCCGGGAGCGCCCTCCACCAAGCAAGCGGTGTTATAGGGGATTTTGCCTGGGAGCAATTTTTCGAGTGACCCAAACACTAAATAGGGAGCATCCTCAATAAATTTTAATGATTCGGTGGTTGAGGGGGGAGATATTTGGCTGGCACTGTACAATATCTCAATACCGTTTTCTGTGATTGCCATGCGGTGAGAACCACAGACATGGTCAGATGCTCGCATTTTAAATACTTCTAGATAGCGATCGCGTCTACGACCAACCAGTTCTTTTGATAGCACAATCATGCCATCGACAATGGTTTCTTCCACACCAAACCTGGATAGGTGTCCAGTTTCATGAGCAGGGATACCTGAGATAAATATACCCACTCCACCGATTTGTTGCATCAGGGTTGCTAATTGGAAGGTTTTTTCTCGCTGGATGGCTCGGTTATTGACTTTGTAGAACAAGACTGATATTGAATCCACCACAAAACGTTGAGGCTGGAAGGAGGCGATTTCCTGAGCAATTTGATCTAGGTGTTCTTCAACCCGGATGTTAGTTTGGGTAACAAAGACAATGCGCAGCATTTCCTGTTGAATCAGACGTTCTAAGTCCCAACCAAAACCGGCTGCCATCTGGGACAGATGAGAGGGGGTTTCCTCAAAAGAAAAGAGCAAGCCTTTTTCCCCTCGGTCAACTCCAGCCATGAGAAACTGTAGGGCAAAGGTAGTTTTACCAGTGCCAGCAACTCCCGAGAGGATGATTGAACGACCGTAAGGTATACCCCCCCGCAACAGTTGATCCAAACCCGGAATTCCCATCACCATACGCCCTGCTGGAACTGACCAACTCACCGACTTTTGCCTGAGGGTTAGGGTAGGGCTGAGAATCCGCACCCCCACATTATTGATCACAAAGGGAAATGGTTCCATATAAGGTGCCAGACCCCGTAATTTATGAACCTGTAACCAACGGCGTTGCTCCCCTGCCTCCTCATGGGTCGAAAGGTAAATGATGCCATCAGCCAAAGCAAATTCTGCACTGTGGTTAATCTGGGAGCGTTCGGATTCATTCACTAAAAAAGTCGTGCAACGAGCACTGGCGAGGCGAACCGATAGTTCGTAGCAAAAACGGCGGAAGTCACCACTTTTTTCGGTCAGGTCAGCAATGGCCTTAAAAGAGTCAATGACTATAACTTCTGCTTGATGTTGATTGACCAAACCCACTATATGATCCGCCAACCTAGGCATCGGTTGTTCAATTAAGAATGAGCCAATATCACTATAGATCACCTGCTCACCAAATATTTGAGCATCGAAGAATTGGAAGTGCTGCATATAACGCACCACCTTAAGGGTTGGCTCGGAAAGGGTACTGAGGTAAAGAGCTCTCTTATGGGGTTGGTGCTTGATAGTGTTAAACAGAATCTGCTGCACCAAAATTGTTTTGCCAGTGCCAGGAGCCCCTGCCAAGATATTCAATGAGTAGATGGGAAAGCCACCGCCCAAAACGGCATCCAGATTTGGCACTCCTGTAGGCATTAATTTGATTTTGGGCATTAGTCATTAGCCATTAGTCATTAGTCATTAGTGGTAAGTTAACTAATAATCAATCAAAATAATCAATCAAATCGTAGCTTTGTAATAGGTTGTGTTCTGACGTTCCCAGGTAATTACCATACCCTGCTGCTTGAGATTGTCTAACTCATGGAGCAAGTCTTGAGGGCTGAATCCAGTGCGATTTGCTAATTCATTGATGTCCATCTCCTCCACCCCCTGCAAAATTTTCATGATATTACGACTCTGGTTAAGCAACTCCTTAAAGCCATTGTCATTCAAGTAAGTATTATTAAAGACAGGCATTCCAGTCAGCACACCAGTTTGAGCTTGAATCACCTCGTTGATGCGAATTCCATCTGAGGTAATTTCAAAAAACCGGATTTCTTTGCTGTGGGGCGCTCCCCTGACCTTCATAATGTTTATGGCTCGTCCAATGCGACCGGATAGTTCTACATAGCGCAAGAGGATAACATTATCTACCACAAAGGAGACGCCATGTTCACTCAACTGAAACGGTCCGAATAGCTCCCCAATTTCGTTGGTTACGATGGTGGTCACACCTTGAAGTTTCAACTGGTTCACTAAGGAGTAAATATAGTCTTTGTAGCGAACCTTATTTGGGGTGGCAATCTCAATATCCTTGAGAGAATCAAGCATAATCCGGCGAGCCTTAACCCTGTCTACAACAGCTTTCACCTTAGCAGCATGGATATCCGGCTGTAGTTCTACGGGAGAATCATACATATGCACTAGCATTCCCTGCTTTTCCATCGCCTCTAAATCCCAACCTAAGGACATGGCAATGGTTTTGAGCTGTTGGGGATTTTCTTGAAAGGTAACAATTACTCCAGGCTCCCCTTGGAGAATTCCAGCCACAATGAAGTGAAGTCCCATCAAGGTTTTACCAGTGCCTGCGCCTCCAGCAACCATAGTTGCCGTGCTATGCTGCAATCCCCCATCTAACATCCTATCCAGTTCAGGGATGCCAGTGGAAAGTTTTTGTTGGCTGACCTGGGTCTTCATCCATAAGTTTTTCAGCATCTTAATCCGGGGATAGACTTCTATGCCAGTCTGACTGATTTCAAAGGGGTGTAACCCGGTAAAATAATTTTCCCCCCTGAGTTTGAGCACATCTACATAACGCTGGAAGTGTAACCCCAGAGGCTGATTTTGCAGACGAATAATCCCATCGGCGATGGCAAAGATGGGTTGATGTTTAATTTCTTCGTCAGTGTATTCCCCTACTAAAAAAGCTGTTACTCCCCAAGTGGTCAGACGCACTGAGAGGTCGTAGCCAAACTTACGTACTTCTACTGGATCCGTTGCCAAATCATGAATGGCTTTGAAGCTATCAATGCCGATCAGCGCAGGTCGGTACTCCTTTACGTAATTAATAATGGCAGCGACCGCTTCTGTTAGACCCTGCTCTCGGATAATCTCGCCGATGTCGAGATAAATTACCGCAGTACCTACCTTAGTGGGGTCAAAAAAATCAAACTTTTGTAGGTAGTGCAGTAATTTGACTGAAGGTTCCGATAGGGTGACTAGATAAAGGGCTTTGTGCTCTGTACTAGCATTGGTGTATAGTATTTGCTGGGTAAAGATCGTCTTACCAGATCCGGGTGGCCCAGTGATGATGTTAATGGACAATTCCGGAATACCACCAGCGAGAATCGAGTCTAGACCAGGAATACTAGTAGGCAGTTTACCTAAGGGCTTTGTCCGAGGCCTGATCATATAAGTTTTTTCCCTTCAATTTCCTTGAGTAATTGTCTGACTAGAATGTCGCCCGTCAAGATGGCTAGAATATCGATTAGGGTTGTGACTAACTCTTTGAGGGCCTCACGAATTAACAACCGTTGTTCTGGTGAAACCTTTTTGCGAAACACCTCAAACGAAACTCCCTCGCCACTTGATTCTATGTAGCCAATCAGGGGATATTTTTCCGCTGTCAAAGCTAGAGATCTTTCCATAATCGACACTACTGTCACTCTACCTAAGGTCGGCATAATCCGGTTCCAGATCGTGGTGAGCAAATCTTCGTAAATGTCGATAACTTCTTCCTTACGGGCCTCTGTCTTCGCCTGGTCAACTTGATCCTGGACTGGCTGTTCAGCTAATGGTTGTGCCGATCGCATCTCCATTTCTCTATTAGGATCGCTCATCGCACTCTCCTCAAATTTTCGTGCCCAGTTAAGGTTAAGAAAACTATTAGTTCTAGCTGAGGGGGTTATATAATAAGCCCTGAAAAGCCCACTATATAAGGCTTTTAGGCCAATTACTCAGGCAAGATACAGACCGAAATTGACCCTGGATTCATTGTCTTGATGCAAAGCGCGAGTAGAGGAAACCACGGCAGTTGCTCATGGTTTTGGGTCTGTGTGCGGAACTTGCTTCCGCACCTTGTAAGCCCCGTAGGAACGGCAGTCGCTCATGGGGGAAACCCCCAAGACCGCCCTGCCTCCCCAAGACCGCACTGCCTCCCCGTGAGGCCACTGCATCGCTTTCTGGAAGCTTAAACCCTTATAACTAGGTGCAATTTCAGCCCAAAACAGCATGTATCTTTTAGGTGCGCGCCCGTTCGCGCCCCGCGTCGGCTTTGCCGGTAGGCACGACCCAAGGCCGGGGAACCCGGCCATTGGAAAGCCCGCAAAGAGCGAATTTAATTCTTAATGGGTCAAGCGCACCTTTTGTAACTTACTTATGGGCTGAAATTATTATCCAGTAAGGATTTAAGCTTACATGTCGCCCCCCCCAGTAGTTCTAGTCATGGGTA from Moorena sp. SIOASIH encodes the following:
- a CDS encoding ATP-binding protein, with translation MTYTKARSSLLDSARQNLTESAVLQAQRIQESIAALKANLVSASQAVALKSESPTAYQKFVEQLAQLLPHQIDCVQLMELQSKAIAASTCANQLLTNRPTFVSSVQQSQSFTNRSQVEVTILLPLHPSRNPSTTLTSQVYPPKSTSKLKLVLSAPVYNRSGQLQYALIIQSALLQTPASQRQILSSYPVVMNQQGKVLTHHYQEPVADKITDKINRQQEQEGLKRVLGKAIAQEQDVAEPSYLIKNSVELTAGYTSIPSPITAELGQKWVILAVTPVDIALAGLKEIQQVLLIFTCGLIGATLLATIYVARELARPLEQLRDYALNQSQFHSQDRIPQNFKIREVNQLSEAFGGMIERMKHWAEELEATWKEAQTANKFKNEFLANTSHELRTPLNAIIGCLRLIRDGFCDNREEEIDFLQRADHAAMHLLEIINDVLDMAKIEAGKLSVKIEPIYLCDLLDEVIDLQTVPIQQKGLEFHTSDLHQGIIVPADPAKLKQVLINVVGNAVKFTDYGSITIKTRIEPLSLSEKKKTVAKASDLTSNSQVVIIVKDTGIGIDPTQQKKLFRPFVMVDGSTTRQCGGTGLGLAISRNLMEMMGGSITLFSPGEGKGSTVKITLPIIDGKREC
- a CDS encoding GAF domain-containing protein encodes the protein MTGKQPVWQTTFDQIKATIDPPIYGMLLLEEQKTRLLIVLGQQSTTTAAEQLRALALITLASLTDLDLQPDQIQMELVASQETDAPETVAYLAQNDLKRLFVTLSFLAFCSETRSLNVAALGQALRESTLMQNAMAGLAGWSVINRQGVMIYRYPEAPELDLIGKDYSDRRYFQQAIKGRTYISTVFRAKSNLWVAVVSLPVIGNDGQVVGIVSGGLDLAGVRSFLSVPVIHDYKIKGLITIASPEADAFGEEQLKVISSLAQQITSSSI
- a CDS encoding ATPase domain-containing protein, which gives rise to MPKIKLMPTGVPNLDAVLGGGFPIYSLNILAGAPGTGKTILVQQILFNTIKHQPHKRALYLSTLSEPTLKVVRYMQHFQFFDAQIFGEQVIYSDIGSFLIEQPMPRLADHIVGLVNQHQAEVIVIDSFKAIADLTEKSGDFRRFCYELSVRLASARCTTFLVNESERSQINHSAEFALADGIIYLSTHEEAGEQRRWLQVHKLRGLAPYMEPFPFVINNVGVRILSPTLTLRQKSVSWSVPAGRMVMGIPGLDQLLRGGIPYGRSIILSGVAGTGKTTFALQFLMAGVDRGEKGLLFSFEETPSHLSQMAAGFGWDLERLIQQEMLRIVFVTQTNIRVEEHLDQIAQEIASFQPQRFVVDSISVLFYKVNNRAIQREKTFQLATLMQQIGGVGIFISGIPAHETGHLSRFGVEETIVDGMIVLSKELVGRRRDRYLEVFKMRASDHVCGSHRMAITENGIEILYSASQISPPSTTESLKFIEDAPYLVFGSLEKLLPGKIPYNTACLVEGAPGLGKSTLAYQFLLSGLHRQESVLYISADIPRQQVYQTLPTWGLLPDPYLEAGQLVILDTFSPMVETLPATSVHLNLNDPEMLLLRIAQQLEQMPKPCRVIFDSLTPLLISCTPREFIKLVYRKNRQLRQPDVAVLDIFAQDGIEKSDRYNLLNLYDLVVDLYSPDWDEMNHGEDIGYKNWLRITKIRGAKADQRPYPYSISPTKGIVIESTSSQSKIIDHNSFPKQ
- a CDS encoding ATPase domain-containing protein, giving the protein MIRPRTKPLGKLPTSIPGLDSILAGGIPELSINIITGPPGSGKTIFTQQILYTNASTEHKALYLVTLSEPSVKLLHYLQKFDFFDPTKVGTAVIYLDIGEIIREQGLTEAVAAIINYVKEYRPALIGIDSFKAIHDLATDPVEVRKFGYDLSVRLTTWGVTAFLVGEYTDEEIKHQPIFAIADGIIRLQNQPLGLHFQRYVDVLKLRGENYFTGLHPFEISQTGIEVYPRIKMLKNLWMKTQVSQQKLSTGIPELDRMLDGGLQHSTATMVAGGAGTGKTLMGLHFIVAGILQGEPGVIVTFQENPQQLKTIAMSLGWDLEAMEKQGMLVHMYDSPVELQPDIHAAKVKAVVDRVKARRIMLDSLKDIEIATPNKVRYKDYIYSLVNQLKLQGVTTIVTNEIGELFGPFQLSEHGVSFVVDNVILLRYVELSGRIGRAINIMKVRGAPHSKEIRFFEITSDGIRINEVIQAQTGVLTGMPVFNNTYLNDNGFKELLNQSRNIMKILQGVEEMDINELANRTGFSPQDLLHELDNLKQQGMVITWERQNTTYYKATI